One genomic segment of Odocoileus virginianus isolate 20LAN1187 ecotype Illinois chromosome 17, Ovbor_1.2, whole genome shotgun sequence includes these proteins:
- the LOC139039123 gene encoding keratin-associated protein 4-11-like, giving the protein MVSSCCGSVCSDQSCGRSLCQETCCQPSCCQTTCCRTTCCRPSCGVSSCCSPVCCQPTCPRPTCCISSCYRPSCCRSSCVSSCCRPQCCQPVCCQPTCPRPTCCISSCYRPSCCVSSCGSSCCRPTCCISSCYRPQCCQPVCCQPTCSRPTCCISSCYRPSCCVSSCGSSCCRPTCCISSCCRPRCCQSVCCQPTCSRISSCCRPSCCLRPVCGQVSCHTSCYRPTCVISTCPRPVCCPSSCC; this is encoded by the coding sequence ATGGTCAGCTCCTGTTGTGGCTCTGTCTGCTCTGACCAGAGCTGTGGCCGAAGTCTCTGCCAGGAGACCTGCTGCCAGCCCAGCTGCTGCCAGACCACCTGCTGCAGGACCACCTGCTGCCGCCCCAGCTGTGGTGTGTCCAGCTGCTGCAGCCCCGTCTGCTGCCAGCCCACCTGCCCTCGTCCCACCTGCTGCATCTCTAGCTGCTACCGCCCCTCCTGTTGTAGGTCCAGCTGTGTTTCCAGCTGCTGCAGGCCCCAGTGCTGCCAGCCTGTGTGCTGCCAGCCAACCTGTCCTCGTCCCACCTGCTGCATCTCCAGCTGCTACCGCCCCTCCTGCTGTGTTTCCAGCTGTGGTTCCAGCTGCTGCAGGCCTACCTGCTGCATCTCCAGCTGCTACAGGCCCCAGTGCTGTCAGCCTGTGTGCTGCCAGCCCACCTGCTCTCGCCCCACCTGCTGCATCTCTAGCTGCTACCGCCCCTCCTGCTGTGTTTCCAGCTGTGGTTCCAGCTGCTGCAGGCCTACCTGCTGCAtctccagctgctgcaggcccCGCTGTTGCCAGTCTGTGTGCTGCCAGCCCACCTGCTCCCGCATCTCCAGCTGCTGCCGCCCGAGCTGCTGCCTGCGCCCAGTGTGTGGCCAGGTCTCCTGCCACACCTCTTGCTATCGGCCCACCTGTGTCATCTCCACCTGCCCCCGCCCCGTGTGCTGTCCCTCCTCTTGCTGCTGA
- the LOC139038961 gene encoding keratin-associated protein 4-11-like translates to MVSSCCGSVCSDQSCGRSLCQETCCQPSCCQTTCCRTTCCRPSCGVSSCCSPVRCQPTCPRPTCCISSCCRPSSCVSSCCRPTCCISSCCRPQCCQPVCCQPTCPRPTCCISSCCRPSCCRSSYGSSCCRPTCCISSCCRPQCCQPVCCQPTCSRPTCCISSCCCPSCCVSSCGSSCCRPTCCISSCCRPRCCQSVCCQPTCSRISSCCRPSCCLRPVCGRVSCHTTCYRPTCVISTCPRPVCCPSSCC, encoded by the coding sequence ATGGTCAGCTCCTGTTGTGGATCCGTCTGCTCTGACCAGAGCTGTGGCCGAAGTCTCTGCCAGGAGACCTGCTGCCAGCCCAGCTGCTGCCAGACCACCTGCTGCAGGACCACCTGCTGCCGCCCCAGCTGTGGTGTGTCCAGCTGCTGCAGCCCCGTCCGCTGCCAGCCCACCTGCCCTCGTCCCACCTGCTGCATCTCTAGCTGCTGCCGCCCCTCCAGCTGTGTTTCCAGCTGCTGCAGGCCTACTTGCTGCAtctccagctgctgcaggcccCAGTGCTGCCAGCCTGTGTGCTGCCAGCCCACCTGTCCTCGCCCCACCTGCTGCATCTCTAGCTGCTGCCGCCCCTCTTGCTGTAGGTCCAGCTATGGTTCCAGCTGCTGCAGGCCTACTTGCTGCAtctccagctgctgcaggcccCAGTGCTGCCAGCCTGTGTGCTGCCAGCCCACCTGCTCTCGCCCCACCTGCTGCATCTCTAGCTGCTGCTGCCCCTCTTGCTGTGTTTCCAGCTGTGGTTCCAGCTGCTGCAGGCCTACCTGCTGCAtctccagctgctgcaggcccCGCTGTTGCCAGTCTGTGTGCTGCCAGCCCACCTGCTCCCGCATCTCCAGCTGCTGCCGCCCGAGCTGCTGCCTGCGCCCAGTGTGTGGCCGGGTCTCCTGCCACACCACTTGCTATCGGCCCACCTGTGTCATCTCCACCTGCCCCCGCCCCGTGTGCTGTCCCTCCTCTTGCTGCTGA
- the LOC139038962 gene encoding keratin-associated protein 4-9-like translates to MVSSCCGSICSDQSYGRSLCQETCCQPSCCQTTCCRTTCCRPSCSVSSCCRPVCCQPTCPRPTCCISSCCRPSCCVSSCGSSCCRPTCCISSCCRPQCCQPVCCQPTCSRPTCCISSCCRPSCCGSSYGSSCCRPTCCISSCCRPQCCQPVCCQPTCSRPTCCISSSCRPSCCGSSCGSSCCRPTCCISSCCRPSCCLRPVCCRPSSCVSSCCRPTCCISSCCRPQCCQPVCCQPTCPRPTCCISSCYQPSCCGSSCGSSCCRPTCCISSCCRPRCCQSVCCQPTCSRISSCCRPSCCLRPVCGRVSCHTTCYRPTCVISTCPRPVCCPSSCC, encoded by the exons ATGGTCAGCTCCTGTTGTGGATCCATCTGCTCTGACCAGAGCTATGGCCGAAGTCTCTGCCAGGAGACCTGCTGCCAGCCCAGCTGCTGCCAGACCACCTGCTGCAGGACCACCTGCTGCCGCCCCAGCTGCAGTGTATCCAGCTGCTGCCGGCCGGTCTGCTGCCAGCCCACCTGCCCTCGTCCCACCTGCTGCATCTCTAGCTGCTGCCGCCCCTCCTGCTGTGTTTCCAGCTGTGGTTCCAGCTGCTGCAGGCCTACCTGCTGCAtctccagctgctgcaggcccCAGTGCTGCCAGCCTGTGTGCTGCCAGCCCACCTGCTCTCGCCCCACCTGCTGCATCTCTAGCTGCTGCCGCCCCTCCTGCTGTGGGTCCAGCTATGGTTCCAGCTGCTGCAGGCCTACCTGCTGCAtctccagctgctgcaggcccCAGTGCTGCCAGCCTGTGTGCTGCCAGCCCACCTGCTCTCGCCCCACCTGCTGCATCTCTAGCAGCTGCCGCCCCTCTTGCTGTGGGTCCAGCTGTGGTTCCAGCTGCTGCAGGCCTACCTGCTGCATCTCCAGCTGCTGCCGCCCGAGCTGCTGCCTGCGCCCAGT CTGCTGCCGCCCCTCCAGCTGTGTTTCCAGCTGCTGCAGGCCTACTTGCTGCAtctccagctgctgcaggcccCAGTGCTGCCAGCCTGTGTGCTGCCAGCCCACCTGTCCTCGTCCCACCTGCTGCATCTCTAGCTGCTACCAACCCTCTTGCTGTGGGTCCAGCTGTGGTTCCAGCTGCTGCAGGCCTACTTGCTGCAtctccagctgctgcaggcccCGCTGTTGCCAGTCTGTGTGCTGCCAGCCCACCTGCTCCCGCATCTCCAGCTGCTGCCGCCCGAGCTGCTGCCTGCGCCCAGTGTGTGGCCGGGTCTCCTGCCACACCACTTGCTATCGGCCCACCTGTGTCATCTCCACCTGCCCCCGCCCCGTGTGCTGTCCCTCCTCTTGCTGCTGA
- the LOC139038963 gene encoding keratin-associated protein 4-11-like, whose protein sequence is MVSSCCGSVCSDQSCGLSLCQETCCQPSCCQTTCCRTTCCRPSCGVSSCCRPVCCQPTCPRSTCCISSCYRPSCCVSSCCRPTCCISSCCRPQCCQPTCSRPTCCISSCYRPSCCGSSCGSSCCRPTCCISSCCRPRCCQSVCCQPTCSRPTCCISSCCRPSCCGSSCGSSCCRPTCCISSCCRPRCCQSVCCQPTCSRISSCCRPSCCLRPVCGRVSCHTSCYRPTCVISTCPRPVCCPSSCC, encoded by the coding sequence ATGGTCAGCTCCTGTTGTGGATCCGTCTGCTCTGACCAGAGCTGTGGCCTAAGTCTCTGCCAGGAGACCTGCTGCCAGCCCAGCTGCTGCCAGACCACCTGCTGCAGGACCACCTGCTGCCGCCCCAGCTGTGGTGTGTCCAGCTGCTGCCGGCCGGTCTGCTGCCAGCCCACATGCCCTCGCTCCACCTGTTGCATCTCTAGCTGCTACCGCCCCTCCTGCTGTGTTTCCAGCTGCTGCAGGCCTACTTGCTGCAtctccagctgctgcaggcccCAGTGCTGCCAGCCCACCTGCTCTCGCCCCACCTGCTGCATCTCTAGCTGCTACCGCCCCTCCTGCTGTGGGTCCAGCTGTGGTTCCAGCTGCTGCAGGCCTACCTGCTGCAtctccagctgctgcaggcccCGCTGTTGCCAGTCTGTGTGCTGCCAGCCCACCTGCTCTCGCCCCACCTGCTGCATCTCTAGCTGCTGCCGCCCCTCCTGCTGTGGGTCCAGCTGTGGTTCCAGCTGCTGCAGGCCTACCTGCTGCAtctccagctgctgcaggcccCGCTGTTGCCAGTCTGTGTGCTGCCAGCCCACCTGCTCCCGCATCTCCAGCTGCTGCCGCCCGAGCTGCTGCCTGCGCCCAGTGTGTGGCCGGGTCTCCTGTCACACCTCTTGCTATCGGCCCACCTGTGTCATCTCCACCTGCCCCCGCCCCGTGTGCTGTCCCTCCTCTTGCTGCTGA
- the LOC110152868 gene encoding keratin-associated protein 4-11-like isoform X4 encodes MVSSCCGSICSDQSYGRSLCQETCCQPSCCQTTCCRTTCCRPSCGVSSCYSPVCCQPTCCISSCCRPQCCQPVCCQPTCPRPTCCISSCCRPSCCGSSCGSSCCRPRCCQSVCCRPSCCGSSCCRPSCCGSSYGSSCCRPQCCQPVCCQPTCPRPTCCISSCYQPSCCGSSCGSSCCRPTCCRPRCCQSVCCQPTCSHISSCCRPSCCLRPVCGRVSCHTTCYRPTCVISTCPRPVCCPSSCC; translated from the exons ATGGTCAGCTCCTGTTGTGGATCCATCTGCTCTGACCAGAGCTATGGCCGAAGTCTCTGCCAGGAGACCTGCTGCCAGCCCAGCTGCTGCCAGACCACCTGCTGCAGGACCACCTGCTGCCGCCCCAGCTGTGGTGTGTCCAGCTGCTACAGTCCCGTCTGCTGCCA GCCTACTTGCTGCAtctccagctgctgcaggcccCAGTGCTGCCAGCCTGTGTGCTGCCAGCCCACCTGTCCTCGCCCCACCTGCTGCATCTCTAGCTGCTGCCGCCCCTCCTGCTGTGGGTCCAGCTGTGGTTCCAGCTGCTGCAGGCCCCGCTGTTGCCAGTCTGT CTGCTGCCGCCCCTCTTGCTGTGGCTCCAGCTGCTGCCGCCCCTCCTGCTGTGGGTCCAGCTATGGTTCCAGCTGCTGCAGGCCCCAGTGCTGCCAGCCTGTGTGCTGCCAGCCCACCTGCCCTCGCCCCACCTGCTGCATCTCTAGCTGCTACCAACCCTCTTGCTGTGGGTCCAGCTGTGGTTCCAGCTGCTGCAGGCCTACCTGCTGCAGGCCCCGCTGTTGCCAGTCTGTGTGCTGCCAGCCCACCTGCTCCCACATCTCCAGCTGCTGCCGCCCGAGCTGCTGCCTGCGCCCAGTGTGTGGCCGGGTCTCCTGCCACACCACTTGCTATCGGCCCACCTGTGTCATCTCCACCTGCCCCCGCCCCGTGTGCTGTCCCTCCTCTTGCTGCTAA
- the LOC110152868 gene encoding keratin-associated protein 4-11-like isoform X3: MVSSCCGSICSDQSYGRSLCQETCCQPSCCQTTCCRTTCCRPSCGVPTCCISSCCRPQCCQPVCCQPTCPRPTCCISSCCRPSCCGSSCGSSCCRPRCCQSVCCQPTCSRISSCCRPSCCGSSCCRPSCCGSSYGSSCCRPQCCQPVCCQPTCPRPTCCISSCYQPSCCGSSCGSSCCRPTCCRPRCCQSVCCQPTCSHISSCCRPSCCLRPVCGRVSCHTTCYRPTCVISTCPRPVCCPSSCC, translated from the exons ATGGTCAGCTCCTGTTGTGGATCCATCTGCTCTGACCAGAGCTATGGCCGAAGTCTCTGCCAGGAGACCTGCTGCCAGCCCAGCTGCTGCCAGACCACCTGCTGCAGGACCACCTGCTGCCGCCCCAGCTGTGGTGT GCCTACTTGCTGCAtctccagctgctgcaggcccCAGTGCTGCCAGCCTGTGTGCTGCCAGCCCACCTGTCCTCGCCCCACCTGCTGCATCTCTAGCTGCTGCCGCCCCTCCTGCTGTGGGTCCAGCTGTGGTTCCAGCTGCTGCAGGCCCCGCTGTTGCCAGTCTGTGTGCTGCCAGCCCACCTGCTCCCGCATCTCCAGCTGCTGCCGCCCCTCTTGCTGTGGCTCCAGCTGCTGCCGCCCCTCCTGCTGTGGGTCCAGCTATGGTTCCAGCTGCTGCAGGCCCCAGTGCTGCCAGCCTGTGTGCTGCCAGCCCACCTGCCCTCGCCCCACCTGCTGCATCTCTAGCTGCTACCAACCCTCTTGCTGTGGGTCCAGCTGTGGTTCCAGCTGCTGCAGGCCTACCTGCTGCAGGCCCCGCTGTTGCCAGTCTGTGTGCTGCCAGCCCACCTGCTCCCACATCTCCAGCTGCTGCCGCCCGAGCTGCTGCCTGCGCCCAGTGTGTGGCCGGGTCTCCTGCCACACCACTTGCTATCGGCCCACCTGTGTCATCTCCACCTGCCCCCGCCCCGTGTGCTGTCCCTCCTCTTGCTGCTAA
- the LOC110152868 gene encoding keratin-associated protein 4-11-like isoform X7, with amino-acid sequence MVSSCCGSICSDQSYGRSLCQETCCQPSCCQTTCCRTTCCRPSCGVPTCCISSCCRPQCCQPVCCQPTCPRPTCCISSCCRPSCCGSSCGSSCCRPRCCQSVCCQPTCSRISSCCRPSCCGSSCCRPSCCGSSYGSSCCRPQCCQPVCCRPTCCRPRCCQSVCCQPTCSHISSCCRPSCCLRPVCGRVSCHTTCYRPTCVISTCPRPVCCPSSCC; translated from the exons ATGGTCAGCTCCTGTTGTGGATCCATCTGCTCTGACCAGAGCTATGGCCGAAGTCTCTGCCAGGAGACCTGCTGCCAGCCCAGCTGCTGCCAGACCACCTGCTGCAGGACCACCTGCTGCCGCCCCAGCTGTGGTGT GCCTACTTGCTGCAtctccagctgctgcaggcccCAGTGCTGCCAGCCTGTGTGCTGCCAGCCCACCTGTCCTCGCCCCACCTGCTGCATCTCTAGCTGCTGCCGCCCCTCCTGCTGTGGGTCCAGCTGTGGTTCCAGCTGCTGCAGGCCCCGCTGTTGCCAGTCTGTGTGCTGCCAGCCCACCTGCTCCCGCATCTCCAGCTGCTGCCGCCCCTCTTGCTGTGGCTCCAGCTGCTGCCGCCCCTCCTGCTGTGGGTCCAGCTATGGTTCCAGCTGCTGCAGGCCCCAGTGCTGCCAGCCTGT CTGCTGCAGGCCTACCTGCTGCAGGCCCCGCTGTTGCCAGTCTGTGTGCTGCCAGCCCACCTGCTCCCACATCTCCAGCTGCTGCCGCCCGAGCTGCTGCCTGCGCCCAGTGTGTGGCCGGGTCTCCTGCCACACCACTTGCTATCGGCCCACCTGTGTCATCTCCACCTGCCCCCGCCCCGTGTGCTGTCCCTCCTCTTGCTGCTAA
- the LOC110152868 gene encoding keratin-associated protein 4-11-like isoform X2, whose product MVSSCCGSICSDQSYGRSLCQETCCQPSCCQTTCCRTTCCRPSCGVCGSSCCRPTCCISSCCRPQCCQPVCCQPTCPRPTCCISSCCRPSCCGSSCGSSCCRPRCCQSVCCQPTCSRISSCCRPSCCGSSCCRPSCCGSSYGSSCCRPQCCQPVCCQPTCPRPTCCISSCYQPSCCGSSCGSSCCRPTCCRPRCCQSVCCQPTCSHISSCCRPSCCLRPVCGRVSCHTTCYRPTCVISTCPRPVCCPSSCC is encoded by the exons ATGGTCAGCTCCTGTTGTGGATCCATCTGCTCTGACCAGAGCTATGGCCGAAGTCTCTGCCAGGAGACCTGCTGCCAGCCCAGCTGCTGCCAGACCACCTGCTGCAGGACCACCTGCTGCCGCCCCAGCTGTGGTGT CTGTGGTTCCAGCTGCTGCAGGCCTACTTGCTGCAtctccagctgctgcaggcccCAGTGCTGCCAGCCTGTGTGCTGCCAGCCCACCTGTCCTCGCCCCACCTGCTGCATCTCTAGCTGCTGCCGCCCCTCCTGCTGTGGGTCCAGCTGTGGTTCCAGCTGCTGCAGGCCCCGCTGTTGCCAGTCTGTGTGCTGCCAGCCCACCTGCTCCCGCATCTCCAGCTGCTGCCGCCCCTCTTGCTGTGGCTCCAGCTGCTGCCGCCCCTCCTGCTGTGGGTCCAGCTATGGTTCCAGCTGCTGCAGGCCCCAGTGCTGCCAGCCTGTGTGCTGCCAGCCCACCTGCCCTCGCCCCACCTGCTGCATCTCTAGCTGCTACCAACCCTCTTGCTGTGGGTCCAGCTGTGGTTCCAGCTGCTGCAGGCCTACCTGCTGCAGGCCCCGCTGTTGCCAGTCTGTGTGCTGCCAGCCCACCTGCTCCCACATCTCCAGCTGCTGCCGCCCGAGCTGCTGCCTGCGCCCAGTGTGTGGCCGGGTCTCCTGCCACACCACTTGCTATCGGCCCACCTGTGTCATCTCCACCTGCCCCCGCCCCGTGTGCTGTCCCTCCTCTTGCTGCTAA
- the LOC110152868 gene encoding keratin-associated protein 4-7-like isoform X6 — MVSSCCGSICSDQSYGRSLCQETCCQPSCCQTTCCRTTCCRPSCGVSSCYSPVCCQPTCCISSCCRPHCCRPRCCQSVCCQPTCSRISSCCRPSCCGSSCCRPSCCGSSYGSSCCRPQCCQPVCCQPTCPRPTCCISSCYQPSCCGSSCGSSCCRPTCCRPRCCQSVCCQPTCSHISSCCRPSCCLRPVCGRVSCHTTCYRPTCVISTCPRPVCCPSSCC, encoded by the exons ATGGTCAGCTCCTGTTGTGGATCCATCTGCTCTGACCAGAGCTATGGCCGAAGTCTCTGCCAGGAGACCTGCTGCCAGCCCAGCTGCTGCCAGACCACCTGCTGCAGGACCACCTGCTGCCGCCCCAGCTGTGGTGTGTCCAGCTGCTACAGTCCCGTCTGCTGCCA GCCTACTTGCTGCAtctccagctgctgcaggcccCA CTGCTGCAGGCCCCGCTGTTGCCAGTCTGTGTGCTGCCAGCCCACCTGCTCCCGCATCTCCAGCTGCTGCCGCCCCTCTTGCTGTGGCTCCAGCTGCTGCCGCCCCTCCTGCTGTGGGTCCAGCTATGGTTCCAGCTGCTGCAGGCCCCAGTGCTGCCAGCCTGTGTGCTGCCAGCCCACCTGCCCTCGCCCCACCTGCTGCATCTCTAGCTGCTACCAACCCTCTTGCTGTGGGTCCAGCTGTGGTTCCAGCTGCTGCAGGCCTACCTGCTGCAGGCCCCGCTGTTGCCAGTCTGTGTGCTGCCAGCCCACCTGCTCCCACATCTCCAGCTGCTGCCGCCCGAGCTGCTGCCTGCGCCCAGTGTGTGGCCGGGTCTCCTGCCACACCACTTGCTATCGGCCCACCTGTGTCATCTCCACCTGCCCCCGCCCCGTGTGCTGTCCCTCCTCTTGCTGCTAA
- the LOC110152868 gene encoding keratin-associated protein 4-8-like isoform X5 produces MVSSCCGSICSDQSYGRSLCQETCCQPSCCQTTCCRTTCCRPSCGVSSCYSPVCCQPTCCISSCCRPQCCQPVCCRPRCCQSVCCQPTCSRISSCCRPSCCGSSCCRPSCCGSSYGSSCCRPQCCQPVCCQPTCPRPTCCISSCYQPSCCGSSCGSSCCRPTCCRPRCCQSVCCQPTCSHISSCCRPSCCLRPVCGRVSCHTTCYRPTCVISTCPRPVCCPSSCC; encoded by the exons ATGGTCAGCTCCTGTTGTGGATCCATCTGCTCTGACCAGAGCTATGGCCGAAGTCTCTGCCAGGAGACCTGCTGCCAGCCCAGCTGCTGCCAGACCACCTGCTGCAGGACCACCTGCTGCCGCCCCAGCTGTGGTGTGTCCAGCTGCTACAGTCCCGTCTGCTGCCA GCCTACTTGCTGCAtctccagctgctgcaggcccCAGTGCTGCCAGCCTGT CTGCTGCAGGCCCCGCTGTTGCCAGTCTGTGTGCTGCCAGCCCACCTGCTCCCGCATCTCCAGCTGCTGCCGCCCCTCTTGCTGTGGCTCCAGCTGCTGCCGCCCCTCCTGCTGTGGGTCCAGCTATGGTTCCAGCTGCTGCAGGCCCCAGTGCTGCCAGCCTGTGTGCTGCCAGCCCACCTGCCCTCGCCCCACCTGCTGCATCTCTAGCTGCTACCAACCCTCTTGCTGTGGGTCCAGCTGTGGTTCCAGCTGCTGCAGGCCTACCTGCTGCAGGCCCCGCTGTTGCCAGTCTGTGTGCTGCCAGCCCACCTGCTCCCACATCTCCAGCTGCTGCCGCCCGAGCTGCTGCCTGCGCCCAGTGTGTGGCCGGGTCTCCTGCCACACCACTTGCTATCGGCCCACCTGTGTCATCTCCACCTGCCCCCGCCCCGTGTGCTGTCCCTCCTCTTGCTGCTAA
- the LOC110152868 gene encoding keratin-associated protein 4-6-like isoform X1, giving the protein MVSSCCGSICSDQSYGRSLCQETCCQPSCCQTTCCRTTCCRPSCGVSSCYSPVCCQPTCPRPTCCISSCYRPSCCGSSCGSSCCRPTCCISSCCRPQCCQPVCGSSCCRPRCCQSVCCQPTCSRISSCCRPSCCGSSCCRPSCCGSSYGSSCCRPQCCQPVCCQPTCPRPTCCISSCYQPSCCGSSCGSSCCRPTCCRPRCCQSVCCQPTCSHISSCCRPSCCLRPVCGRVSCHTTCYRPTCVISTCPRPVCCPSSCC; this is encoded by the exons ATGGTCAGCTCCTGTTGTGGATCCATCTGCTCTGACCAGAGCTATGGCCGAAGTCTCTGCCAGGAGACCTGCTGCCAGCCCAGCTGCTGCCAGACCACCTGCTGCAGGACCACCTGCTGCCGCCCCAGCTGTGGTGTGTCCAGCTGCTACAGTCCCGTCTGCTGCCAGCCCACCTGCCCTCGTCCCACCTGCTGCATCTCTAGCTGCTACCGCCCCTCCTGCTGTGGGTCCAGCTGTGGTTCCAGCTGCTGCAGGCCTACTTGCTGCAtctccagctgctgcaggcccCAGTGCTGCCAGCCTGT CTGTGGTTCCAGCTGCTGCAGGCCCCGCTGTTGCCAGTCTGTGTGCTGCCAGCCCACCTGCTCCCGCATCTCCAGCTGCTGCCGCCCCTCTTGCTGTGGCTCCAGCTGCTGCCGCCCCTCCTGCTGTGGGTCCAGCTATGGTTCCAGCTGCTGCAGGCCCCAGTGCTGCCAGCCTGTGTGCTGCCAGCCCACCTGCCCTCGCCCCACCTGCTGCATCTCTAGCTGCTACCAACCCTCTTGCTGTGGGTCCAGCTGTGGTTCCAGCTGCTGCAGGCCTACCTGCTGCAGGCCCCGCTGTTGCCAGTCTGTGTGCTGCCAGCCCACCTGCTCCCACATCTCCAGCTGCTGCCGCCCGAGCTGCTGCCTGCGCCCAGTGTGTGGCCGGGTCTCCTGCCACACCACTTGCTATCGGCCCACCTGTGTCATCTCCACCTGCCCCCGCCCCGTGTGCTGTCCCTCCTCTTGCTGCTAA